A portion of the Streptomyces coeruleoprunus genome contains these proteins:
- a CDS encoding NYN domain-containing protein, giving the protein MEHVDRCVVLVDAGYLLGAAASLLAGEPARSRITVDHAALIQGLRERAEADTEQPLLRIYWFDGAPDRVPQPEHRRLRVMSRVTVRLGALTRSDGRWAQKGVDAAMHAELTELARNRACSDVVLVTGDGDLLPGLMSAKEHGVAVHLWAVQAADGDYNQSEDLVAEADERRVLDRAWITRAVRPKDLTGPCAPPPVPRPEIAAILAAPLPEAALAAAERAEDATPAPVRNGTPAAQGAAPAGSAVNGTSAHGGHVNGTHAEGTPESAGPSSSGAGRAVPTPKDLAGLRAPGHQSTPASPPAPANATLRWSSDRGWIDRPGGPLGEPPETASLPTLAQLTSAEQRWADREEDITTVGGDPFEVGQVFARRWMERLPDQGHVQKLSTMYPRIPHRIDGELLRYAARFGLLAHKDDQIDEHDRYAIRAGFWREIDVRAAAEHAAAGE; this is encoded by the coding sequence GTGGAACACGTGGACCGCTGCGTCGTTCTGGTGGACGCCGGCTACCTGCTGGGCGCGGCCGCCAGCCTCCTCGCCGGGGAACCGGCCCGCTCACGGATCACCGTCGACCACGCCGCCCTCATCCAGGGACTGCGCGAGCGCGCCGAGGCCGACACGGAACAACCCCTGCTCCGGATCTACTGGTTCGACGGCGCACCCGACCGCGTGCCCCAGCCCGAGCACCGCCGGCTGCGCGTCATGTCCCGCGTGACCGTCCGGCTCGGCGCGCTGACCCGCAGCGACGGCCGCTGGGCACAGAAGGGCGTCGACGCCGCCATGCACGCCGAACTGACCGAACTGGCCAGGAACCGCGCCTGCTCCGACGTCGTGCTCGTCACCGGTGACGGCGATCTGCTGCCCGGCCTGATGTCCGCGAAGGAACACGGCGTCGCCGTCCACCTCTGGGCCGTCCAGGCCGCCGACGGCGACTACAACCAGTCGGAGGACCTGGTCGCCGAGGCCGACGAGCGGCGCGTCCTCGACCGGGCCTGGATCACCCGGGCCGTACGGCCCAAGGACCTCACCGGCCCGTGCGCCCCGCCGCCCGTGCCCCGCCCCGAGATCGCCGCGATCCTCGCCGCCCCGCTCCCCGAGGCGGCGCTCGCCGCAGCCGAACGCGCCGAGGACGCCACGCCCGCCCCCGTACGCAACGGCACCCCCGCCGCCCAGGGCGCCGCGCCCGCCGGCTCCGCCGTGAACGGCACCTCCGCCCATGGCGGGCACGTCAACGGCACGCACGCCGAAGGCACCCCCGAGTCCGCGGGCCCGTCCTCCTCCGGCGCGGGCCGGGCCGTCCCCACCCCCAAGGACCTCGCCGGGCTCCGCGCGCCGGGACACCAGTCCACGCCCGCCTCCCCGCCCGCCCCCGCCAACGCGACCCTGCGCTGGTCCTCCGACCGCGGCTGGATCGACCGCCCCGGCGGCCCTCTCGGCGAACCCCCCGAGACCGCGTCCCTGCCCACTCTCGCCCAGCTCACCAGCGCCGAGCAGCGCTGGGCCGACCGCGAGGAGGACATCACCACGGTCGGCGGCGACCCCTTCGAGGTCGGCCAGGTCTTCGCCCGCCGCTGGATGGAACGGCTCCCCGACCAGGGCCACGTCCAGAAGCTCTCCACCATGTACCCCCGCATCCCGCACCGCATCGACGGCGAACTGCTGCGGTACGCGGCCCGCTTCGGGCTGCTCGCCCACAAGGACGACCAGATCGACGAGCACGACCGGTACGCGATCCGGGCCGGGTTCTGGCGCGAGATCGACGTACGGGCCGCCGCCGAGCACGCGGCGGCCGGCGAGTAG
- a CDS encoding ABC transporter ATP-binding protein: MCVVRDLVKTYPAARGRRGAPATPEVRATDGVGLEVRRGEVFGLLGPNGAGKSTLVRQLTGLMRPDSGTVEVLGHDLVRHPERAARLIGYLGQESTALDELTVALAAETTGRLRGLTARDARAERDAVLDELGLADLAGRPLKKLSGGQRRLACFAATLVGERPLLVLDEPTTGMDPVARRAVWAAVDRRRAERGTTVLLVTHNVIEAETVLDRVAVMERGRVIACDTPAGLKERVAGEVRVELVWRERAPLDVPEVAALLPSARESGRRWVLRLAPDEARAAVAAVTGGAAFAALDDFTLATPSLEDVYLALGGEAKGLVKA; the protein is encoded by the coding sequence GTGTGCGTGGTGCGGGATCTGGTGAAGACGTACCCCGCCGCGCGCGGCAGGCGCGGAGCGCCCGCCACCCCCGAGGTGCGGGCCACCGACGGGGTCGGCCTGGAGGTGCGGCGCGGCGAGGTCTTCGGACTGCTCGGCCCCAACGGCGCGGGCAAGTCCACCCTCGTACGCCAGCTCACCGGACTGATGCGGCCCGACTCCGGCACCGTCGAGGTGCTCGGCCACGACCTCGTACGCCACCCCGAGCGCGCCGCGCGGCTCATCGGCTACCTCGGCCAGGAGTCCACCGCGCTCGACGAGCTGACCGTCGCCCTGGCCGCCGAGACCACCGGGCGGCTGCGCGGGCTCACCGCCCGCGACGCCCGCGCCGAGCGCGACGCCGTCCTCGACGAACTGGGCCTCGCCGACCTCGCCGGCCGCCCGCTCAAGAAGCTCTCCGGCGGACAGCGCCGGCTCGCCTGCTTCGCCGCGACCCTGGTGGGGGAGCGGCCACTGCTCGTGCTCGACGAGCCGACGACCGGCATGGACCCGGTCGCCCGCCGCGCCGTGTGGGCCGCCGTCGACCGGCGGCGCGCCGAACGGGGGACGACGGTGCTGCTCGTCACCCACAACGTCATCGAGGCCGAGACGGTCCTCGACCGGGTCGCCGTCATGGAGCGGGGACGGGTCATCGCCTGCGACACCCCGGCCGGGCTCAAGGAGCGCGTGGCCGGTGAAGTGCGCGTCGAACTGGTGTGGCGCGAGCGGGCCCCGCTGGACGTGCCCGAGGTGGCCGCGCTGCTCCCCTCCGCCCGCGAGTCCGGGCGCCGGTGGGTGCTGCGGCTCGCACCCGACGAGGCGCGCGCGGCCGTGGCGGCGGTGACGGGCGGCGCGGCCTTCGCCGCGCTCGACGACTTCACGCTGGCCACACCGAGCCTGGAGGACGTGTACCTGGCGCTCGGGGGCGAGGCGAAGGGGCTGGTCAAGGCATGA
- a CDS encoding ABC transporter permease: MSTVPAEALSPPAVRPAAAGAGRPAAPLAPSARLLPSLAAVYRAQLSRARVARIPLLFVATFQSVGIMVLMRGVVDGGAEARAVVAGSSVLVVAFVALNLLAQYFGQLRASGGLDHYATLPVPPAAVVLGAAGAYASFTAPGTVVTAVVGSLLFQLPLTHLWVLGAVVPLAGAALAGLGAALGLLAPRQELATLLGQLGMSAALLLGVLPADRMPGPIGWARDLLPSTYGVEALARTFDDRPDWTAVGLDLAVCAGVAVVSLAVATWAYRRAAVR, from the coding sequence GTGAGCACTGTGCCCGCGGAGGCCCTGTCGCCGCCCGCCGTCCGCCCGGCCGCCGCCGGGGCGGGGCGGCCCGCCGCGCCGCTCGCGCCCAGCGCGCGGCTGCTGCCGTCGCTCGCCGCGGTCTACCGCGCCCAGCTGTCCCGGGCCCGCGTCGCGCGCATCCCGCTGCTGTTCGTGGCGACCTTCCAGTCGGTCGGGATCATGGTCCTCATGCGGGGCGTCGTCGACGGCGGCGCGGAGGCCCGCGCGGTCGTCGCCGGCTCGTCGGTCCTGGTCGTGGCGTTCGTCGCGCTGAACCTGCTCGCCCAGTACTTCGGCCAGCTCCGGGCCAGCGGCGGGCTCGACCACTACGCCACGCTGCCGGTGCCGCCCGCGGCCGTCGTGCTCGGCGCCGCCGGTGCGTACGCCTCGTTCACCGCGCCCGGCACGGTCGTCACGGCCGTCGTGGGCTCCCTGCTGTTCCAGCTGCCGCTGACGCACCTGTGGGTGCTGGGCGCGGTGGTGCCGCTCGCCGGCGCCGCCCTCGCCGGGCTCGGCGCGGCGCTCGGCCTGCTCGCCCCGCGCCAGGAGCTCGCCACCCTGCTGGGCCAGCTGGGCATGTCGGCGGCGCTGCTGCTGGGCGTCCTGCCCGCCGACCGGATGCCCGGCCCGATCGGCTGGGCGCGGGACCTGCTGCCCTCGACGTACGGCGTGGAGGCGCTGGCCCGGACCTTCGACGACCGACCCGACTGGACGGCCGTCGGCCTGGACCTCGCGGTCTGCGCGGGCGTCGCCGTCGTGTCGCTGGCCGTCGCCACCTGGGCGTACCGGCGGGCGGCGGTCCGCTAG
- a CDS encoding DUF2567 domain-containing protein → MTAPLTPPHQPSSDDVPNDQTPGMWPPPYPFAKDTAAGADDGDVATEVRQGAVVLLAVAISGVALGLLWLWLAPRIPLVSDGKAVFLKDTEGEAAVGADGTFMLLALAFGVVSALVVFLVLRRGGIGVVLGLALGGLLGAVLGWGTGTLLGPTHDVVAHARAVGPGVTFDGPLKLQAFGALLAWPIAAMVVHTAVTALFGPRDPEPEWDLSPYGPPPPPPGDNRP, encoded by the coding sequence GTGACCGCACCCCTGACCCCTCCCCACCAGCCATCGAGTGACGACGTGCCGAACGACCAGACGCCCGGAATGTGGCCGCCCCCGTACCCCTTCGCCAAGGACACGGCGGCCGGGGCGGACGACGGCGACGTGGCGACGGAGGTGCGGCAGGGCGCCGTCGTGCTCCTCGCGGTGGCGATCAGCGGTGTCGCGCTCGGACTGCTGTGGCTGTGGCTGGCGCCGCGCATCCCGCTCGTCTCCGACGGCAAGGCCGTGTTCCTGAAGGACACCGAGGGCGAGGCCGCGGTCGGCGCGGACGGCACCTTCATGCTGCTGGCCCTGGCCTTCGGCGTGGTCAGCGCGCTGGTGGTGTTCCTGGTGCTGCGCCGTGGCGGCATCGGCGTCGTGCTGGGCCTGGCGCTGGGCGGGCTGCTCGGCGCGGTCCTCGGCTGGGGCACCGGGACCCTGCTGGGTCCGACGCACGACGTGGTGGCGCACGCCCGGGCGGTCGGGCCGGGCGTCACGTTCGACGGGCCGCTGAAGCTCCAGGCGTTCGGCGCGCTGCTGGCCTGGCCGATCGCCGCGATGGTCGTCCACACGGCGGTCACCGCCCTGTTCGGGCCCCGGGACCCGGAGCCCGAGTGGGACCTCTCCCCGTACGGGCCGCCGCCCCCGCCGCCGGGGGACAACCGGCCCTGA
- the ybaK gene encoding Cys-tRNA(Pro) deacylase has product MAKKAKKQPGGTPATVALTAAGTPFTLHAYDHDPASPSYGDEAAQALGVSPDRVFKTLVADVDGALTVAVVPVAGQLDLKALAAAVGGKRAAMADPAAAERTTGYVRGGISPLGQRKKLPTVLDSSASRHETICISAGRRGLEVELAPTDLAALTSAVLAPIGRG; this is encoded by the coding sequence ATGGCGAAGAAGGCGAAGAAGCAGCCCGGGGGCACTCCGGCGACGGTGGCCCTGACCGCGGCCGGCACACCGTTCACCCTGCACGCGTACGACCACGACCCGGCGTCGCCGTCGTACGGCGACGAGGCCGCGCAGGCCCTCGGCGTATCGCCGGACCGGGTGTTCAAGACGCTGGTCGCGGACGTCGACGGCGCGCTGACCGTCGCCGTGGTGCCGGTGGCGGGCCAGCTGGACCTGAAGGCGCTGGCGGCGGCCGTCGGCGGCAAGCGCGCGGCGATGGCCGACCCCGCGGCGGCCGAGCGGACCACCGGGTACGTGCGGGGCGGGATCTCCCCGCTCGGGCAGCGCAAGAAGCTGCCCACGGTGCTGGACTCGTCGGCCTCGCGGCACGAGACGATCTGCATCTCGGCGGGCCGCCGCGGCCTGGAGGTCGAACTCGCGCCGACGGACCTCGCGGCGCTGACGAGCGCGGTGCTCGCGCCGATCGGCCGCGGCTGA
- a CDS encoding LON peptidase substrate-binding domain-containing protein: MTTASLPLFPLNAVLFPGLVLPLNVFEERYRAMMRELLKTDESQPRRFAVVAIRDGREVAPTAPGLPDQTALPEKGPAAGFGPDPIQAFHRVGCIADAATIRERADGSFEVLATGTTRVKLLSVDASGPFLTAELEELPEERGEGAGALAEGVLRAFRTYQKRLAGARERSLATSSELPDDPSVVSYLVAAAAVLDTPAKQRLLQAPDTATRLREELRVLRSETAVLRHLPSLPAVELTRAPTSPN; this comes from the coding sequence GTGACCACCGCTAGCCTGCCCCTCTTTCCGCTGAACGCGGTGCTTTTCCCCGGCCTCGTGCTGCCGTTGAACGTCTTCGAGGAGCGTTATCGCGCCATGATGCGCGAGCTGTTGAAGACCGACGAGTCCCAGCCGCGCCGCTTCGCCGTCGTCGCGATCCGCGACGGGCGCGAGGTCGCGCCGACCGCGCCGGGACTGCCCGACCAGACCGCGCTGCCGGAGAAGGGCCCCGCGGCCGGCTTCGGGCCCGACCCGATCCAGGCGTTCCACCGCGTGGGGTGCATCGCGGACGCGGCGACCATCAGGGAGCGGGCGGACGGCAGCTTCGAGGTCCTGGCCACCGGTACGACGCGGGTGAAGCTGCTGTCGGTCGACGCGAGCGGCCCGTTCCTGACGGCCGAGCTGGAGGAGCTGCCGGAGGAGCGGGGCGAGGGGGCGGGGGCGCTCGCCGAGGGCGTGCTGCGGGCCTTCCGCACGTACCAGAAGCGGCTGGCGGGTGCGCGTGAGCGGTCGCTGGCCACCAGCTCGGAGCTGCCCGACGACCCGTCGGTGGTGTCGTACCTGGTGGCCGCGGCGGCGGTGCTGGACACCCCCGCGAAGCAGCGGCTGCTCCAGGCACCGGACACGGCGACCCGGCTGCGCGAGGAGCTGCGGGTGCTGCGCTCCGAGACGGCCGTGCTGCGGCACCTTCCGTCGCTGCCGGCGGTCGAGCTGACGCGGGCGCCGACGAGCCCCAACTGA
- a CDS encoding oxidoreductase — MTEPRDDDAPGGAPGDVPEDLSPAELGMWQAFRIGAWYDLSAGHPVLDDPFSPHAWPAARSVRARVVARLLLSGPPARAGRVSALKLRGVQLTGTLDLAGGTIAPYVELQGCRFENEVVLPESRFTTLRMVGCAIPRLEAARLHTEGDLHLPRCRVERGIRLTDAQIGTDLLISQIHVEPDRRGRAIVADGMSVAQDLQAELIETYGEFSLRGAKVGVSLSLRGSRLRGAEGRRALNAPQLTVERTLYMTYAWVSDSMAPGDSGGGTPPYGVAEVNTPMRGTRMQPFECHGGVRLDDGRFGDAVDLHHARFLLSSARKEEVSMRRIVTPELRFNCERPEEGRVVLNGAKVVTLVDQSISWPGPGGLAMSGFVYENLVPYGHFPLTRRLEWVAAATPEYGPEPYERLAAVLRSSGEDADAREVLLAKQRRRRETLPLAAKLWGFLQDWTVAYGYRPGRAAVWIAVLWAAGTLAFSHYDPVAIKRDEHPTWSAALYALDLLLPVINLGQDGYWRLSGIWQWVSTVLILLGWILATTVAAGASRLLRRS; from the coding sequence TTGACCGAGCCGCGCGACGACGACGCGCCCGGTGGCGCGCCGGGCGATGTGCCCGAGGACCTCAGCCCCGCCGAGCTGGGGATGTGGCAGGCCTTCCGGATCGGCGCCTGGTACGACCTGAGCGCCGGCCATCCGGTGCTGGACGATCCGTTCTCGCCGCACGCCTGGCCGGCCGCGCGCAGTGTCCGGGCCCGGGTGGTGGCGCGGCTGCTGCTGTCGGGCCCGCCCGCGCGGGCGGGCCGGGTGTCGGCGCTGAAGCTGCGCGGGGTGCAGCTCACGGGGACGCTGGACCTGGCGGGCGGCACGATAGCCCCGTACGTGGAGCTGCAGGGCTGCCGGTTCGAGAACGAGGTGGTGCTGCCGGAGTCCCGGTTCACCACGCTGCGCATGGTGGGCTGCGCGATCCCGCGGCTGGAGGCGGCCCGCCTGCACACGGAGGGCGACCTGCACCTGCCGCGCTGCCGGGTGGAGCGCGGGATACGGCTGACGGACGCGCAGATCGGTACGGACCTGCTGATCAGCCAGATCCATGTGGAGCCGGACCGGCGCGGCCGGGCGATCGTCGCGGACGGCATGTCGGTGGCGCAGGACCTCCAGGCGGAGCTGATCGAGACGTACGGCGAGTTCAGCCTGCGCGGCGCCAAGGTCGGCGTGTCGCTGAGCCTGCGCGGCAGCCGGCTGCGCGGCGCGGAGGGGCGGCGGGCGCTGAACGCCCCGCAGCTGACCGTGGAGCGGACGCTGTACATGACGTACGCGTGGGTGAGCGACTCGATGGCTCCGGGCGATTCGGGGGGCGGGACACCTCCGTACGGCGTGGCGGAGGTGAACACGCCGATGCGGGGCACGCGGATGCAGCCCTTCGAGTGCCACGGCGGGGTGCGGCTGGACGACGGGCGCTTCGGTGACGCAGTCGATCTGCACCATGCGCGCTTCCTGCTGTCGTCGGCGCGCAAGGAGGAGGTGTCGATGCGCCGCATCGTCACGCCGGAGCTGCGCTTCAACTGCGAGCGGCCCGAGGAGGGCCGGGTGGTGCTGAACGGCGCGAAGGTCGTCACGCTGGTCGACCAGTCGATCAGCTGGCCGGGGCCCGGCGGTCTCGCCATGAGCGGTTTCGTCTACGAGAACCTGGTGCCGTACGGGCACTTCCCGTTGACCCGGCGTCTGGAGTGGGTGGCGGCGGCGACACCGGAGTACGGCCCGGAGCCGTACGAACGGCTGGCGGCGGTGCTGCGCAGCAGCGGCGAGGACGCGGACGCCCGGGAGGTGCTGCTGGCCAAGCAGCGCAGGCGGCGCGAGACACTGCCGCTGGCGGCGAAGCTGTGGGGCTTCCTGCAGGACTGGACGGTGGCGTACGGGTACCGGCCAGGGCGTGCCGCGGTGTGGATCGCGGTGCTGTGGGCGGCGGGCACGCTGGCGTTCTCGCACTACGATCCGGTGGCGATCAAGCGGGACGAGCATCCGACGTGGAGCGCCGCGCTGTACGCCCTGGATCTGCTGCTGCCGGTGATCAACCTGGGCCAGGACGGCTATTGGCGGCTGTCCGGGATATGGCAGTGGGTGTCGACGGTGCTCATTCTGCTGGGGTGGATTCTGGCCACGACGGTGGCGGCGGGGGCCTCGCGGCTGCTGCGGAGGAGCTGA
- the hisD gene encoding histidinol dehydrogenase, with product MISRIDLRGDALPKGGALRDLLPRAEFDVEAALEKVRPICEAVHHRGDAALIDYAERFDGVTLDQVRVPAAALTRALDELDPAVRAGLEESIRRARIVHREQRRSPHTTQVVPGGTVTEKWVPVERVGLYAPGGRSVYPSSVIMNAVPAQEAGVASIALASPPQKEHNGLPHPTILAACALLGVDEVYAVGGAQAVAMFAYGTETCAPANMVTGPGNIWVAAAKRYFTGRIGIDTEAGPTEIAVLADATADPVHVAADLISQAEHDPLAAAVLVTDSVELADAVERELEPQIAATKHVEDRILPALRGKQSAIVLVDGIDEGLRVVDAYGAEHLEIQTADAAAVAQRVRNAGAIFVGPWSPVSLGDYCAGSNHVLPTGGCACHSSGLSVQSFLRGIHIVDYTRDALAEVTHHVVTLAEAEDLPAHGAAMKARFEWKVPGK from the coding sequence GTGATCTCACGAATCGATCTGCGCGGCGACGCCCTCCCGAAGGGCGGCGCGCTCCGCGACCTGCTGCCCCGTGCCGAGTTCGACGTGGAAGCCGCCCTGGAGAAGGTGCGGCCGATCTGCGAGGCCGTGCACCATCGGGGCGACGCGGCGCTGATCGACTACGCGGAGAGGTTCGACGGAGTCACCCTGGACCAGGTGCGCGTTCCGGCCGCGGCCCTGACCCGCGCCCTGGACGAGCTGGACCCCGCCGTACGAGCCGGCCTGGAGGAGTCCATCCGGCGCGCCCGCATCGTCCACCGCGAGCAGCGCCGCTCCCCGCACACCACCCAGGTCGTGCCCGGCGGCACGGTCACCGAGAAGTGGGTGCCGGTCGAGCGCGTCGGCCTGTACGCGCCGGGCGGCCGCTCCGTCTACCCCTCGTCCGTGATCATGAACGCCGTGCCGGCCCAGGAGGCGGGCGTCGCGTCGATCGCCCTCGCCTCCCCGCCGCAGAAGGAGCACAACGGGCTCCCGCACCCGACCATCCTCGCCGCCTGCGCGCTCCTCGGCGTCGACGAGGTGTACGCGGTCGGCGGCGCCCAAGCCGTCGCGATGTTCGCGTACGGCACCGAGACCTGCGCCCCCGCCAACATGGTCACCGGCCCCGGCAACATCTGGGTGGCCGCCGCCAAGCGGTACTTCACCGGACGCATCGGCATCGACACCGAGGCCGGCCCGACCGAGATCGCCGTCCTCGCCGACGCCACCGCCGACCCGGTCCACGTCGCCGCCGACCTGATCAGCCAGGCCGAGCACGACCCGCTCGCCGCCGCCGTCCTCGTCACCGACTCCGTCGAGCTGGCCGACGCCGTCGAGCGCGAGCTGGAGCCGCAGATCGCCGCGACCAAGCACGTCGAGGACCGCATCCTGCCCGCCCTGCGCGGCAAGCAGTCCGCGATCGTCCTGGTCGACGGCATCGACGAGGGCCTGCGCGTGGTCGACGCCTACGGCGCCGAGCACCTGGAGATCCAGACCGCCGACGCCGCCGCCGTCGCACAGCGCGTCCGCAACGCCGGCGCGATCTTCGTCGGCCCCTGGTCGCCGGTCTCCCTCGGCGACTACTGCGCCGGCTCCAACCACGTCCTGCCGACCGGCGGCTGCGCCTGCCACTCCTCCGGCCTGTCCGTCCAGTCGTTCCTGCGCGGCATCCACATCGTCGACTACACGCGCGACGCCCTCGCCGAGGTCACCCACCACGTGGTGACGCTCGCCGAGGCGGAGGACCTGCCCGCGCACGGCGCCGCCATGAAGGCGCGGTTCGAGTGGAAGGTGCCCGGCAAGTGA
- a CDS encoding histidinol-phosphate transaminase, with protein sequence MSPRDDVRTDDVRIDDLPIRDELRGKSPYGAPQLDVPVQLNTNENPYPLPEPLVERIAERVREAARGLNRYPDRDAVELRTELARYLTRTTGYEVGAADVWAANGSNEVLQQLLQTFGGPGRLAIGFEPSYSMHGLIARGTGTGWISGPRGEDFTIDVDAAARAIARHRPDVVFITSPNNPTGTAVEAETVLALYEAAQAAKPSLVVVDEAYVEFSHRPSLLPLLQGRPHLVISRTMSKAFGAAGLRLGYLAAHPAVVDAVQLVRLPYHLSAVTQATALAALEHTDTLLGYVEQLKSERDRLVAELRAIGYEVTESDANFVQFGRFPDAHTAWRKILDRGVLVRDNGVPGWLRVTAGTPEENDAFLDAVRALKKEQSS encoded by the coding sequence GTGAGCCCCCGCGACGACGTCCGGACCGACGACGTCCGGATCGACGACCTCCCCATCCGGGACGAGCTGCGCGGCAAGTCCCCCTACGGCGCGCCCCAGCTCGACGTACCCGTCCAGCTGAACACCAACGAGAACCCGTACCCGCTGCCCGAGCCGCTCGTCGAGCGCATCGCCGAGCGCGTCCGGGAAGCCGCGCGCGGCCTCAACCGCTACCCCGACCGCGACGCCGTCGAGCTGCGCACCGAGCTGGCCCGCTACCTCACCCGCACCACCGGGTACGAGGTCGGCGCCGCCGACGTCTGGGCCGCCAACGGCTCCAACGAGGTGCTCCAGCAGCTGCTGCAGACCTTCGGCGGCCCCGGCAGGCTCGCCATCGGCTTCGAGCCGTCGTACTCCATGCACGGCCTGATCGCCCGCGGCACCGGCACCGGCTGGATCTCCGGCCCGCGCGGCGAGGACTTCACCATCGACGTGGACGCCGCCGCGCGGGCGATCGCCCGGCACCGGCCCGACGTCGTGTTCATCACCTCGCCCAACAACCCCACGGGCACCGCCGTCGAGGCGGAGACCGTACTGGCGCTGTACGAGGCCGCGCAGGCCGCCAAGCCGTCCCTCGTCGTCGTCGACGAGGCGTACGTCGAATTCAGCCACCGCCCCTCCCTGTTGCCGCTCCTCCAGGGCCGCCCCCACCTGGTGATCTCCCGCACCATGTCGAAGGCGTTCGGCGCGGCCGGCCTGCGCCTCGGCTACCTGGCCGCCCACCCCGCCGTCGTCGACGCCGTCCAGCTGGTCCGCCTGCCGTACCACCTGTCCGCCGTCACGCAGGCCACCGCCCTCGCCGCGCTCGAACACACCGATACGCTGCTCGGGTACGTCGAACAGCTGAAGTCCGAACGGGACCGGCTGGTCGCGGAGCTGCGCGCCATCGGCTACGAGGTCACCGAGTCCGACGCCAACTTCGTGCAGTTCGGCCGCTTCCCGGACGCGCACACGGCCTGGCGGAAGATCCTCGACCGGGGCGTCCTGGTCCGCGACAACGGCGTACCCGGCTGGCTCCGCGTGACGGCCGGCACACCGGAAGAGAACGACGCGTTCCTCGATGCGGTTCGCGCACTGAAGAAGGAGCAGAGCTCATGA
- the hisB gene encoding imidazoleglycerol-phosphate dehydratase HisB, translating into MSRVGRVERTTKETSVVVEIDLDGTGKVDVATGVGFYDHMLDQLGRHGLFDLTVKTDGDLHIDSHHTIEDTALALGAAFKQALGDKVGIYRFGNCTVPLDESLAQVTVDLSGRPYLVHTEPENMAPMIGSYDTTMTRHILESFVAQAQIALHVHVPYGRNAHHIVECQFKALARALRYASERDPRAAGILPSTKGAL; encoded by the coding sequence ATGAGCCGCGTTGGACGGGTCGAGCGCACCACCAAGGAAACCTCCGTAGTCGTCGAGATCGACCTCGACGGCACCGGCAAGGTCGACGTCGCCACCGGCGTCGGCTTCTACGACCACATGCTCGACCAGCTCGGCCGCCACGGCCTGTTCGACCTCACGGTCAAGACCGACGGCGACCTGCACATCGACTCGCACCACACCATCGAGGACACGGCCCTCGCCCTGGGCGCCGCCTTCAAGCAGGCCCTCGGCGACAAGGTCGGCATCTACCGCTTCGGCAACTGCACCGTCCCGCTGGACGAGTCCCTCGCCCAGGTCACCGTCGACCTGTCGGGCCGCCCCTACCTCGTGCACACCGAGCCCGAGAACATGGCGCCGATGATCGGCTCGTACGACACCACGATGACCCGGCACATCCTGGAGTCCTTCGTCGCACAGGCCCAGATCGCGCTGCACGTCCACGTGCCGTACGGGCGCAACGCCCACCACATCGTCGAGTGCCAGTTCAAGGCCCTGGCCCGCGCCCTGCGCTACGCCTCCGAGCGCGACCCGCGCGCCGCCGGCATCCTGCCCTCCACGAAGGGCGCGCTGTGA